The Henckelia pumila isolate YLH828 chromosome 2, ASM3356847v2, whole genome shotgun sequence genome includes a window with the following:
- the LOC140883400 gene encoding LOW QUALITY PROTEIN: leucine-rich repeat protein 1-like (The sequence of the model RefSeq protein was modified relative to this genomic sequence to represent the inferred CDS: inserted 2 bases in 1 codon) has protein sequence MSKLIVLFLAFTLALTSVECNSEGDALYAWKSHLIDPNNVLXSWDPTLINPCTWFYVTCNWENSVTRVDLGNANLSGILVPQLGLLPNLQYLEVYINKISGRIPSELGNLTHLVSLDLYHNKLSGPIPASLANLRYLRFLRLNNNKLTGSIPAGVLQLIQWGSLQIMDVAYNKLAGRTHTTKAKGLAITSIVQDPKA, from the exons atgtcgAAACTAATCGTTCTCTTTCTCGCGTTCACTCTGGCGCTTACATCGGTGGAGTGCAACTCCGAAG GAGATGCTCTTTATGCTTGGAAATCTCACCTTATCGATCCAAACAACGTACT GAGCTGGGATCCAACGTTGATCAATCCTTGTACATGGTTTTATGTCACTTGCAATTGGGAAAATAGCGTCACAAGAGT GGACCTTGGAAATGCAAACTTATCCGGAATTCTTGTGCCTCAGCTGGGGTTGTTGCCTAATCTTCAGTATCT TGAAGTGTATATAAACAAGATTAGTGGAAGAATACCAAGTGAGTTAGGCAATTTGACTCACCTGGTTAGTTTGGACCTTTACCATAATAAACTAAGTGGTCCGATCCCAGCATCTCTAGCCAATTTGAGATACTTGAGATTCTT GAGACTAAATAACAATAAGTTGACTGGGAGCATCCCAGCTGGAGTTCTTCAGCTGATTCAATGGGGTAGCTTGCAGATtat GGATGTGGCTTACAATAAGTTGGCTGGAAGAACCCACACTACTAAGGCGAAAG GTCTCGCAATTACATCTATAGTTCAAGAtccaaaagcttaa
- the LOC140881662 gene encoding putative glycerol-3-phosphate transporter 5 produces MMHLKTLAPPPPPQPPPGFSYFPGLAPPQKTLQFHRFLVLLLTFTAYAAFHASRKPPSIVKSVLTHETLAANATAASNSGQDPLEFGGDPLRNQTGWAPFDGPRGPHRLGELDLVFLLAYAIGMYFSGHIGDSIDLRIFLTVGMVGSGIFVIFFGLGYFIHLHSFGAFLFIQVVCGLFQSVGWPCVVSVVGNWFGKAKRGLIMGVWNSHMSVGNIIGSLVASSVLGYGWGWSFVLPGIFVILVAIFVYLFLVVSPENLGLILSREDVEMSVEGMSLVESQKVEIDEGIGDSEDEGSVAISFLEAWRLPHVGSYAFCLFFSKLVAYTFLYWLPFYIRNTAVDGVHLSHKTAGILSTVFDIGGVFGGISAGLISDLIEARAITSVVFLFLSIPSLIFYRLYGSISIFANSILMFTSGLLVNGPYSLITTAVATDLGTQSLIKGNSRALATVTAIIDGTGSVGGALGPLLAGYISTRGWNSVFLMLIISISIAMVLLIHVVKSEIKGKLNEGKWLLPSIIAH; encoded by the exons ATGATGCACctgaaaaccctagccccaCCTCCACCACCACAACCACCACCGGGGTTCAGCTATTTCCCCGGCCTCGCACCTCCTCAAAAGACCCTTCAATTCCACCGATTTCTCGTTCTCCTCCTCACCTTCACCGCCTACGCCGCCTTCCATGCCTCCCGTAAACCCCCCAGCATTGTTAAATCCGTTCTTACCCATGAAACTCTGGCCGCTAATGCCACCGCGGCGTCCAATTCTGGCCAGGACCCACTCGAATTCGGCGGAGACCCACTTCGTAATCAGACTGGGTGGGCGCCATTCGATGGTCCGCGTGGGCCGCACCGTCTTGGGGAGCTTGATCTCGTGTTCCTATTAGCTTATGCCATTGGCATGTATTTTTCGGGGCATATCGGTGATTCGATTGACTTGAGAATTTTCTTGACTGTTGGGATGGTGGGGAGTGGCATTTTTGTTATATTCTTTGGGTTGGGTTACTTTATTCATTTGCATTCGTTTGGTGCATTTCTGTTTATACAGGTTGTTTGTGGGTTATTTCAGTCGGTCGGTTGGCCTTGCGTAGTGTCAGTGGTAGGTAATTGGTTTGGTAAGGCAAAAAGAGGATTGATCATGGGGGTGTGGAATTCGCATATGTCCGTTGGTAACATTATCGGTTCTCTAGTGGCTTCCTCTGTTTTGGGGTACGGATGGGGGTGGTCTTTCGTTCTGCCAGGGATTTTTGTTATCTTGGTGGCGATTTTTGTGTATTTGTTCCTTGTTGTCAGTCCTGAAAATCTCGGGCTCATTTTATCGAGGGAGGATGTCGAGATGAGTGTTGAAGGAATGTCCTTGGTTGAGTCCCAGAAAGTTGAGATCGATGAGGGAATAGGGGATTCTGAGGACGAGGGTTCAGTTGCAATAAGTTTCTTGGAGGCATGGAGGTTGCCACATGTAGGGTCATATGCATTCTGCTTGTTCTTCTCCAAGCTTGTTGCATACACATTTCTATATTGGTTGCCCTTTTACATAAGAAACACAG CTGTTGATGGAGTGCATCTATCTCATAAAACTGCTGGAATTCTTTCCACAGTCTTTGATATCGGGGGAGTCTTTGGGGGAATTTCCGCGGGTTTGATCTCCGACTTAATTGAGGCTCGTGCAATTACGTCAGttgtatttttatttctctCTATTCCATCTCTTATTTTCTACCGTCTTTATGGAAGCATATCAATTTTCGCCAACTCCATATTAATGTTTACTTCTGGTTTACTAGTAAACGGACCATACTCCCTAATAACAACAGCAGTAGCTACTGATCTTGGTACCCAGAGCTTAATTAAAGGGAATTCTCGTGCTTTAGCCACTGTCACAGCAATTATAGATGGCACTGGCTCTGTAGGTGGTGCTCTGGGACCTCTTCTAGCCGGATATATCTCAACTCGTGGATGGAACAGTGTTTTTTTAATGCTCATCATTTCAATATCCATAGCCATGGTTCTGTTAATTCATGTTGTGAAAAGTGAAATCAAAGGGAAGCTGAATGAGGGCAAATGGCTTTTGCCGAGCATAATCGCACATTGA